Within the Enterobacter bugandensis genome, the region GACGTGCTGGGGATCTCGGCGCTGGCGGCGAGCACCATCTTCCTGATTGCCCGCGCGTGGGACGCGGTTCACGATCCGCTGTTTGCCAGCATAATGGACACCATTAACAGCCGGTTCGGCAAGTTTCGCCACTTTTTGCTGATCGCGCCGCTGCTGATTACCGGCGTCACGCTGCTGTCGTTTTATAAAATCGAAGCGGACATGACCACCAAAATCCTCTACGCCGGGGTGACGTATATCCTGTGGGGGACGCTGTACGCCATCTCCGATATCCCGTTCTGGTCGATGTCGTCGGTGATGACCAACGACTCCGCCCAGCGCACCTGCGCGGTGACGGCGGCGATGCTCGGGGTGAACGCCGGGATTGCCTGCGCCAATATCTTCTTCCCGAAGCTGGCGGCGTTCTTCGCCCAGTACAGCAACGATAAAGGCTACTTTATGGCGGCGCTGGTGATGATGCTGGTGGGCCTGCCGCTGATGCTTAACGGCTTTATACAGATCAAAGAGCGTGTGCCGCCGAGCCCGGAAAAGGTGACCATCCGCGACACCTTCCACAACCTGCGCCAGAACAAGCCGCTGTTTATCGTCCTGTTGTCGTTCTTTTTTTGCGTGTTCCACAACGTAGCGGGCGGGCTGTATATCTACTTCTTTATCAATAACCTGGGCGACGGCAGCCTGCAGATGGCGATTGGCGTGATGGGCATTGTGGCGGCGGTGCTGTGCCTGGTCGCCCCGATGCTGACGCGCCGGATGCAGAAGCGGAAGCTGTTTATGATCCTCTGCGGGCTGGACGTGGCGGTGCGCGTGGTGATGTGGTTTGTCGGATATCAGCAGGTGACAATGCTGTTTATTCTCCTCGGCCTGAGCACGCTATTCGTGATGATGACCAACATCCTCACCTCGTCGATGATTGCCGACACCATCGAGTACGCGGAGTACCACACTAACAAGCGCTGCGCGGCGATCACCTTCTCCGGGCAGACCTTTACCGGCAAGATGTCGGTAGCGGTGGGCGGCGGGTTAATTGGCGTGTTCCTGACGATGATCGGCTACGTGCCGCAGGCGCAAATCCAGAGCGAAGGCGTGCTGTCGGGGCTGTTCTTTGGGATTTGCCTGCTGCCGGCGATTGGGTCGCTGATCCGCATGGGCTTTATGTCGCGCTTTACCTTTACCGAGGAGAAGCATGCGGAAGTGTGTCGGCTGCTGGCGGAGCGCAGGCGGGGGAGCGAGCAGAATGGCATCGGGGATGAGGCGTTGACCCGCCCGGTATCGGTCAATTAATCGCTTCAGACGCCTGCTTTGCAGGCGTCTGTTTCTAATTCCGCAGCTTCAGGGACTCGGGGAGGTGGAGTATCGAGTTCTGAATACTGGTTCCGATGGTAAAAGGGACGACCCACAAACGTAGCGCATGGCTGTCCGGCTTATGAAGTTCGAAGGGATGGGGAAGCGCATCGCTAAAACCGTCATACTGCGGGTAGATCAGGATCATATCGCCGCGGCTATCGAGATATTTCGTTCCGTAGGCCAGCATCTGGTAAAGATCGCTTTGCGAAATGTTAAAGCCAGGTTTATGAGGCTTAATCTTTTTCCATTTCGTATCGCAAATAATTGAAGAATGTTTCGACGTGTCATACGGGCGAAGCCAGATATCCGGCTTGAGTCTAAACATATACCTGGTGTGATAGCGAGCCAGAGTGTGTGTTTTTGCTTGGGTATCAATTTGGTAACGTTGATGATGATGATGCCTCATCCACGCCGCAACAAAGGATTCAAATACCGCTTCCATTGGAAAGAGCAGCGATATGGCATCAGCATGACCCTGCATACAAAGTGGTGACTCCCCGTGTAGGATCAATTTGGCCCACTCCAGCGCCTGTTCATAGTGATGCATATGCCTGTCGAGGCGAACCAGATCGAACGCGTGAGCGGTATCAACAACGGGAGGAATACCTTCGAAGGCCGACTGCAAGGGGCGAAGCTGCTGGATGAGCTGAGGGTTGCGGGTCAGGCGCGAAACCGTATCGATGGCCGTTTTGAGAATGCG harbors:
- a CDS encoding MFS transporter; the encoded protein is MTTTMKIPSRELWSYFGYGLGQCFSFGLVGSFINYFYTDVLGISALAASTIFLIARAWDAVHDPLFASIMDTINSRFGKFRHFLLIAPLLITGVTLLSFYKIEADMTTKILYAGVTYILWGTLYAISDIPFWSMSSVMTNDSAQRTCAVTAAMLGVNAGIACANIFFPKLAAFFAQYSNDKGYFMAALVMMLVGLPLMLNGFIQIKERVPPSPEKVTIRDTFHNLRQNKPLFIVLLSFFFCVFHNVAGGLYIYFFINNLGDGSLQMAIGVMGIVAAVLCLVAPMLTRRMQKRKLFMILCGLDVAVRVVMWFVGYQQVTMLFILLGLSTLFVMMTNILTSSMIADTIEYAEYHTNKRCAAITFSGQTFTGKMSVAVGGGLIGVFLTMIGYVPQAQIQSEGVLSGLFFGICLLPAIGSLIRMGFMSRFTFTEEKHAEVCRLLAERRRGSEQNGIGDEALTRPVSVN
- a CDS encoding McrC family protein: MTGRRQWSTFEYGYLVSKEDSGRVKDAVELPPACFAWLEQCCLNDDAEYDARLLTLKTVGRVKVLQVKNYVGVIALPGGAFIEVLPKTGHDNAREQLMMMLRTLKTFRHIATTSASIKTSRMPLMDIFIHQFIQSVQAVLQQGLKRDYLRQQENLPWMKGKLRVSAQLSTNSVRRDRFQVEYDEYSVDRPENRILKTAIDTVSRLTRNPQLIQQLRPLQSAFEGIPPVVDTAHAFDLVRLDRHMHHYEQALEWAKLILHGESPLCMQGHADAISLLFPMEAVFESFVAAWMRHHHHQRYQIDTQAKTHTLARYHTRYMFRLKPDIWLRPYDTSKHSSIICDTKWKKIKPHKPGFNISQSDLYQMLAYGTKYLDSRGDMILIYPQYDGFSDALPHPFELHKPDSHALRLWVVPFTIGTSIQNSILHLPESLKLRN